A single Ignavibacteriales bacterium DNA region contains:
- a CDS encoding biopolymer transporter Tol: protein MRKIFPLFVVLLFIPFTQAQFTEFHPELEWYTIKGENCVVHYHKEAERTAKVTAKICDEIWEPITRLYGYEPETVHFVIKDIDDYSNGATYFFDNKIEIWTSALDFDLRGTHNWLRNVISHEFTHLVQIQAALKTGRRVPAVYLQWLNYEDKRRPDILYGFPNVIVSYPLATLNMPAWFAEGTAQYMREEFNYDYWDAHRDMILRSYVTGGNMLTWNQMGVFEKTSLGNESVYNSGFALTRYISQKYGEDKLREITNRLGVWSNFTIDAAIEDVLGITGRQLYNEWKSYLENYYKTALEPVRSNAVTGTQLNMEGFGNFYPVFADSGRKVLYISNSGNDYMSLTSLYEYDLEKKQTKRITGPVRSTFGLFDSENKILYAKITDDNENWYNVHDLFVYDRKTEEETRLTFNLRANQPSLSHKKDKVVFVFQKDGTTNLATVNIDGTGFTQLTFFANGEQVYNPSFSPDDSRIIFDYSDFDNRDVAVYSFKTGKHDFLLEARNDERNAFFLNDTTVVFSADYNGIFNIHKFIINKGQIIQLTNVEGGAFMPAIDRNGDIAYSGYTSTGYKIFHLSADSLRSIAKNDNYKGVKEFPLNEFKPIGDLTDDQIQNFRNFKDNILPEYESSRYSGAFSKLTFFPVLRLDNYNTGNTPFQRLKPGVYFTSSDMLNRYSIFGGATINTRFERDLFMMFEYKNKIPLLYDIGIKPEIALELFNVSRKADVDIIFDEDLPTVTTDVTYNLFEVGLKASHRIFTRDQNLEFRYAFSRYTASLGSFILPLEGDPQLYPTTNDEYLIGNNFMLKYTYSSLFPYVDSDINPVGTQIDLTYNLELNKYNPDGNYTIDNGILVPLYSNFNFSRLELLAKHNWRLTGSHGLELTIRGGTIIGAEVPDFFDFYLGGLVGMRSYPFYSLSGNEIAMVKTAYRFPLFKNIDFSDGHLYLDKIFLEVFAEAGNAWNSYATTINDIKKGAGAELRFSLNSFYLFPTAIFLNAAYGFDSFERNVRDEKVMYGKEWNFYAGVLFGFDI, encoded by the coding sequence ATGAGAAAAATTTTCCCTCTATTTGTAGTTCTTTTATTTATTCCCTTTACACAGGCACAGTTTACTGAATTCCATCCTGAACTGGAGTGGTACACTATAAAGGGTGAAAACTGTGTAGTTCATTATCATAAAGAGGCTGAACGTACTGCTAAAGTAACTGCCAAAATCTGTGATGAAATTTGGGAGCCGATTACACGGCTGTACGGGTATGAGCCTGAAACGGTTCATTTTGTTATAAAAGACATTGATGATTATTCCAACGGTGCAACTTATTTCTTTGATAACAAGATTGAAATATGGACCAGCGCTTTGGACTTTGATTTAAGAGGGACACATAACTGGCTCCGCAATGTTATTAGTCATGAATTCACTCATCTTGTCCAGATTCAGGCGGCATTAAAAACCGGGAGAAGAGTGCCGGCTGTGTATCTGCAGTGGCTGAATTATGAAGACAAACGCAGACCGGATATTCTTTATGGTTTCCCGAATGTGATTGTCTCTTATCCGTTGGCAACATTAAATATGCCTGCCTGGTTTGCAGAAGGCACTGCCCAGTATATGAGAGAAGAATTTAACTATGATTACTGGGATGCTCACCGGGATATGATACTTCGTTCATATGTAACGGGCGGAAATATGTTAACCTGGAATCAGATGGGTGTATTTGAAAAAACCAGTCTTGGTAATGAATCAGTTTATAACTCAGGATTCGCGCTGACCCGCTATATTTCTCAAAAATATGGAGAAGATAAACTAAGGGAGATTACCAACCGGCTTGGTGTATGGTCAAATTTTACTATTGATGCTGCAATAGAAGATGTGCTCGGCATTACCGGCAGGCAATTATATAATGAATGGAAGAGCTATCTGGAAAATTATTACAAAACAGCTCTGGAGCCGGTAAGAAGTAATGCTGTTACAGGTACCCAGTTGAATATGGAGGGCTTTGGAAATTTTTACCCGGTCTTTGCTGACAGCGGAAGAAAAGTACTTTATATCTCCAATTCAGGTAACGACTACATGAGTTTAACCTCACTTTATGAATACGACCTGGAGAAAAAGCAGACAAAAAGGATTACCGGACCCGTCAGGTCTACTTTCGGTTTGTTTGATAGTGAGAATAAAATTCTGTATGCAAAAATCACGGATGACAACGAGAACTGGTACAATGTCCATGATTTGTTTGTTTATGACAGAAAAACGGAGGAAGAAACACGTCTTACCTTTAATCTGAGAGCGAATCAGCCGTCACTTTCTCATAAAAAAGATAAAGTGGTTTTTGTTTTCCAGAAAGACGGCACTACTAATCTTGCGACAGTAAATATTGACGGAACCGGGTTCACCCAGCTTACTTTTTTTGCTAATGGAGAGCAGGTTTATAACCCTTCCTTTTCTCCTGATGATTCCAGGATAATCTTTGATTATTCAGATTTTGATAATCGTGATGTGGCGGTATATTCATTCAAAACAGGAAAGCATGATTTCCTGCTTGAAGCAAGAAATGATGAGCGAAATGCATTTTTTCTGAATGATACAACTGTAGTTTTTTCAGCTGACTATAATGGCATATTCAATATCCATAAATTTATTATAAATAAAGGCCAGATAATACAATTAACGAATGTTGAGGGGGGGGCATTTATGCCTGCGATTGATCGTAATGGAGATATCGCTTACAGCGGTTATACATCAACAGGTTATAAAATATTTCATCTGTCTGCGGATAGTTTAAGATCCATCGCCAAAAATGACAATTATAAAGGTGTTAAGGAATTCCCCTTAAATGAATTTAAACCAATTGGCGATTTAACCGATGATCAGATTCAGAACTTCAGGAATTTTAAGGATAACATCCTTCCGGAGTATGAATCATCCCGCTATAGCGGAGCATTTTCCAAACTTACTTTTTTTCCGGTCTTACGGCTCGATAATTACAATACCGGCAATACTCCTTTTCAGCGTCTGAAACCCGGGGTTTATTTTACTTCTTCAGATATGCTTAACCGTTATTCTATTTTCGGCGGGGCGACTATCAACACGAGATTCGAACGCGATCTTTTCATGATGTTCGAGTATAAGAATAAGATTCCGCTTTTGTATGACATTGGCATAAAACCTGAAATTGCTCTTGAATTGTTCAACGTAAGCAGAAAAGCTGATGTTGATATTATTTTTGATGAGGACCTGCCGACCGTCACTACTGATGTTACCTATAATCTTTTTGAGGTTGGACTTAAGGCAAGTCACAGAATTTTTACACGCGATCAGAATCTGGAGTTCCGTTATGCCTTCTCACGGTATACAGCCTCACTCGGAAGTTTTATTCTCCCGCTTGAAGGTGACCCCCAGCTTTATCCTACTACTAATGATGAGTATCTGATTGGCAATAACTTTATGCTGAAATACACGTATTCATCACTATTTCCTTATGTAGATTCTGATATTAATCCTGTGGGTACTCAGATTGATCTGACATACAACCTGGAGCTGAATAAATATAATCCTGACGGAAACTACACAATTGATAATGGCATACTTGTTCCGTTATACAGTAATTTTAATTTTTCACGTCTTGAATTGCTCGCCAAGCATAACTGGCGTCTGACAGGAAGCCATGGTCTTGAACTGACCATCAGAGGGGGAACTATCATAGGCGCTGAGGTACCTGACTTTTTCGACTTCTACCTGGGCGGACTTGTTGGAATGCGATCCTATCCTTTTTATTCTCTTAGCGGCAATGAAATCGCGATGGTAAAAACTGCTTACCGTTTTCCGCTGTTTAAAAATATTGATTTTAGTGACGGTCACCTTTATCTGGATAAGATATTCCTCGAGGTATTTGCTGAAGCTGGAAATGCATGGAATTCTTATGCAACAACGATAAATGATATAAAAAAAGGTGCAGGGGCTGAATTACGTTTCTCGTTAAATTCCTTTTATCTCTTTCCAACCGCAATTTTCCTGAATGCAGCATACGGTTTTGATTCCTTTGAAAGAAATGTCAGGGATGAAAAAGTCATGTATGGAAAAGAATGGAATTTTTATGCAGGTGTTCTTTTTGGATTTGACATTTAG
- a CDS encoding FAD-dependent oxidoreductase, translated as MKPLTIAVIGGNAAGAAAAAKAKRVNPQARVVLFEKTDYISVGVCEFPFVLSGEISDPASLIFYTPEKFSEEKKVEVFIGSEVISVDTKERVLTFTDKNSSGSIRMPYDRLIIATGSRQSEVAGLDAGLENVLWLKKYPDLLRTKDFLDHKSPEHGIVIGSGYLGLEIAEALVKRGMEVSIIEKESRVLPGAEPEFSGIIGEILKEKQIAVYSGITTLSFITDHRSVKSVKVGSRVLESNALFPATGFRPDTRFIAGLDFRRGAFGEIITDTFLRTSIPYVYAAGDSAGIKNFLTGKSQVFYSAKVAHNTGHIAGSNAAGKPEQFKGAIPVTSFRIFDNYFSQTGLTEKAAREHGFVVKTAFAIMPNLVHIMPEVSNTAAKLIINKLNKQILGASFLGAKEVSGFSDLITFMIRNRMSYDIISETDFNYTPALSPFRNILISLKNKLDKG; from the coding sequence ATGAAGCCGCTTACCATTGCGGTAATAGGGGGTAATGCTGCGGGCGCTGCTGCTGCTGCTAAGGCGAAGCGGGTTAATCCGCAAGCAAGGGTTGTACTTTTTGAAAAAACCGATTATATCTCTGTTGGGGTTTGTGAATTCCCATTTGTACTTTCCGGTGAAATCTCGGATCCCGCATCTCTTATTTTTTACACTCCTGAAAAATTCTCCGAAGAAAAGAAAGTAGAAGTATTCATCGGCTCTGAGGTCATCTCTGTTGATACCAAAGAACGGGTTCTTACTTTTACTGATAAGAATTCATCCGGGTCAATCCGGATGCCTTATGACAGATTAATAATTGCAACGGGCTCCCGCCAGAGTGAGGTAGCCGGGCTGGATGCTGGCTTAGAAAATGTTCTTTGGCTGAAAAAATATCCTGATCTTTTAAGAACAAAAGATTTTCTTGATCATAAATCACCTGAACATGGTATTGTTATAGGATCGGGGTATCTGGGTTTGGAAATTGCCGAAGCCCTGGTTAAAAGGGGAATGGAGGTTTCAATTATCGAGAAGGAATCAAGAGTTTTGCCAGGTGCAGAACCTGAGTTTTCAGGAATAATAGGAGAGATCTTAAAGGAGAAACAAATTGCAGTTTACTCAGGAATAACGACATTATCTTTCATTACGGATCACAGAAGTGTAAAATCTGTTAAGGTCGGCTCAAGGGTATTGGAATCTAACGCACTTTTTCCGGCTACAGGATTCAGACCAGACACAAGATTTATTGCGGGACTTGATTTCAGAAGGGGGGCATTTGGTGAAATTATAACCGACACATTTTTACGCACAAGTATTCCATATGTATATGCTGCTGGTGACTCTGCAGGTATTAAAAATTTTCTTACCGGTAAGAGTCAGGTTTTTTATAGCGCCAAGGTTGCTCATAATACCGGGCATATAGCCGGGAGCAACGCAGCTGGAAAACCGGAGCAATTTAAAGGAGCAATCCCGGTAACAAGTTTCAGAATTTTTGATAATTACTTTAGTCAGACAGGGCTCACTGAAAAAGCAGCCCGGGAGCATGGTTTTGTTGTTAAAACCGCTTTTGCAATCATGCCCAATCTTGTACACATTATGCCGGAAGTATCGAACACCGCCGCGAAACTTATCATTAACAAATTAAATAAACAGATTCTCGGGGCTTCATTCTTAGGGGCCAAAGAAGTCTCAGGTTTTTCTGATCTGATCACATTTATGATAAGAAATAGAATGAGTTATGATATTATATCTGAGACCGATTTTAACTATACACCGGCACTTTCACCATTCAGAAATATTCTGATATCATTGAAGAACAAATTAGACAAGGGTTAG
- the der gene encoding ribosome biogenesis GTPase Der, giving the protein MSKIPIVVIAGRPNVGKSTLFNRLTKSKEAIVDDVSGVTRDRNYGEVEWDNKLFRLIDTGGYVPESKDVFETAIREQVHIAVDEADAVIFVVDSRTGITPLDFEIAKIFRSSSKKIFLAVNKVDSENYDPLTSDFYKLGLGEPYGISAIGGRRLGDFLDAVTHDFPPKEEESLDDTQLKIALVGRPNVGKSSLTNALLGYDRSIVTDIPGTTRDSINSVLKYYGREIVLVDTAGLRKKAKVKENIEFYSSVRTLRAIAESTVVVLMLDATTGLENQDQKILEEAVNRRRGIIIAVNKWDLIEKDTNTARQWELALYKMLGKYDYVPVIFVSALTKQRIFKLVDLAQEVHDERMKKIPTDELNEILQEEIQKTPPPAGPTGKEIKIKYITQVGTYYPVFLFFGTQPKYLPDHYKRFLEKKIREKFGFKGVPMTLSFRQK; this is encoded by the coding sequence ATGTCAAAAATTCCGATTGTTGTAATAGCCGGCCGGCCAAATGTAGGCAAATCAACTTTGTTTAACCGCCTTACCAAAAGCAAGGAAGCAATAGTAGATGATGTGTCCGGAGTAACACGGGACAGGAATTATGGCGAGGTTGAATGGGATAATAAGCTTTTTCGTCTTATTGATACAGGAGGCTATGTCCCTGAATCGAAAGATGTATTTGAAACTGCTATACGTGAGCAGGTTCATATAGCTGTGGATGAGGCTGACGCCGTAATATTCGTGGTAGACAGCAGAACGGGTATTACTCCTTTAGATTTTGAAATAGCAAAAATATTCCGTTCATCATCAAAAAAAATATTTCTGGCTGTTAATAAAGTTGACTCAGAGAATTATGATCCGCTGACCTCAGATTTTTATAAGTTGGGACTTGGTGAGCCATATGGTATCAGTGCAATAGGGGGAAGGAGACTGGGTGATTTTCTTGATGCCGTCACTCATGATTTTCCTCCAAAAGAGGAGGAATCATTAGATGATACTCAGTTAAAAATAGCCCTCGTAGGAAGACCTAACGTAGGAAAATCTTCTCTTACCAATGCACTGCTCGGTTACGACAGAAGCATTGTTACTGATATCCCCGGTACAACACGTGACAGTATAAACTCTGTTTTGAAGTATTACGGCAGAGAAATAGTTTTGGTTGATACTGCAGGTCTTAGAAAAAAAGCCAAGGTCAAAGAAAACATAGAGTTTTATTCTTCAGTAAGGACCTTGCGCGCAATTGCAGAATCCACCGTTGTCGTCCTCATGCTTGATGCGACAACCGGATTAGAAAATCAGGATCAGAAAATCCTAGAGGAAGCTGTCAACCGCCGCAGGGGTATCATCATCGCGGTTAATAAATGGGATTTGATTGAGAAAGATACTAACACAGCAAGGCAGTGGGAACTGGCTCTCTATAAAATGCTTGGTAAGTACGATTATGTTCCCGTCATTTTCGTTTCTGCACTCACAAAACAGAGAATCTTTAAACTGGTTGATCTGGCTCAGGAAGTACATGACGAAAGGATGAAAAAAATCCCGACTGATGAACTAAATGAGATTTTGCAGGAAGAAATTCAGAAAACTCCTCCTCCTGCAGGACCTACGGGAAAAGAAATTAAAATAAAATACATAACTCAGGTTGGAACATATTATCCGGTTTTTCTATTTTTCGGTACACAGCCAAAATATCTTCCGGATCACTATAAACGTTTTCTTGAAAAGAAAATCCGGGAAAAATTCGGCTTTAAAGGAGTTCCCATGACACTGAGTTTCCGTCAAAAATGA
- a CDS encoding PorV/PorQ family protein, whose product MKFKNQLIVAALFLMLFPGRVFAQGEAAVPFLLLAPDSRFSALGESGTGLADNASAIFWNPAGIAFLSGQEFTFTHSNWLPQFKLDLFYDYATYRNYIPEIDGSVTASITYMNYGEFVRTGETGPEPLGTFRSFDAALTLGYATKLSKDWGLGFNFRIIHSNLSDQPTAEEKGSGVATTVSFDVGAMWRPTSLPIPFTGVDIGNQFSMGLNLSNLGPKIFYIDKAQADPIPTNLRLGFAHRIFADEYNSLTWTLDFSKLLVKKDTTGQSEEFYQALFTSWIDKPFADELRDIVTSFGLEYWYGQPGDFLFALRGGFFYEDPSYGNRKFMTLGAGIRYDIYGFDFSYISTSVFKGGENHPLSDTLRFTFLVGWGALPESIKGLPRGL is encoded by the coding sequence ATGAAGTTCAAAAATCAATTAATCGTTGCAGCATTATTCCTGATGCTTTTCCCGGGCAGGGTCTTTGCCCAGGGTGAAGCGGCTGTACCGTTTCTTCTGCTTGCACCCGACTCACGGTTTAGTGCATTAGGTGAATCCGGTACCGGTCTGGCTGATAATGCCTCAGCAATTTTTTGGAACCCGGCAGGTATCGCATTTTTAAGCGGCCAGGAGTTTACTTTTACCCACAGTAACTGGTTACCGCAGTTTAAGCTTGACCTGTTTTATGACTATGCAACCTACAGAAATTACATTCCTGAGATTGACGGAAGTGTAACGGCGAGCATCACCTATATGAACTATGGTGAATTCGTAAGAACCGGAGAGACAGGTCCTGAACCACTCGGAACTTTCCGTTCATTTGATGCAGCCCTTACTTTAGGCTACGCTACAAAACTTTCCAAGGACTGGGGATTAGGATTCAATTTCCGTATAATTCACAGTAATCTTTCAGACCAGCCGACAGCTGAGGAAAAAGGTTCCGGAGTGGCAACTACAGTATCTTTCGACGTGGGGGCAATGTGGCGTCCCACCTCGCTGCCAATTCCGTTCACGGGAGTTGATATTGGCAATCAATTCAGTATGGGATTAAATTTAAGCAATCTCGGCCCGAAGATTTTCTATATTGATAAAGCACAGGCAGACCCGATTCCGACCAATCTCAGACTTGGCTTTGCCCACAGAATTTTCGCTGATGAATATAACTCCCTTACCTGGACGCTTGATTTCAGCAAACTCCTTGTTAAAAAGGATACAACAGGTCAGAGCGAAGAGTTTTACCAGGCTCTCTTTACTTCCTGGATTGATAAGCCATTCGCGGATGAACTTCGTGATATCGTTACATCGTTCGGACTCGAATACTGGTATGGTCAGCCGGGCGACTTCCTCTTTGCATTAAGAGGCGGTTTTTTCTATGAAGACCCGTCATACGGCAATAGAAAGTTTATGACCCTGGGAGCAGGAATCAGATACGATATATACGGTTTTGATTTCAGCTATATTTCAACATCGGTTTTTAAGGGGGGCGAAAATCATCCATTGTCAGACACTCTCCGTTTTACATTCCTTGTTGGCTGGGGTGCTCTTCCTGAAAGCATTAAAGGATTACCCAGAGGTCTTTGA
- the upp gene encoding uracil phosphoribosyltransferase, which yields MSLFVCDFPLVKTAITRLRDRNSEHTEFRRNVRYISRVLALEVSKKFTLSEYQVETPLEKTTGFRFEKEVILLPILRAGLGMLDGFLDIIPGAKAGHIGLQRNEVTLQPEKYYFKVPEMVDPIVIILDPMLATGGSASAAINKVKQLTSGSVYLVSVISAPEGVKRVESDFPDVQIYTATLDRQLNDKGYILPGLGDAGDRIFGT from the coding sequence ATGAGTTTATTTGTATGTGATTTTCCGCTTGTTAAAACAGCTATCACCCGGCTAAGAGACCGGAATTCGGAGCATACTGAATTCCGCAGAAATGTGCGTTATATTTCAAGAGTACTTGCTCTGGAGGTTTCTAAGAAATTCACACTCAGCGAGTATCAGGTTGAAACACCCCTTGAAAAGACAACGGGATTCAGGTTTGAAAAAGAGGTAATCCTGCTCCCGATTCTTCGGGCCGGTCTGGGGATGCTTGATGGGTTCCTTGATATCATCCCGGGTGCCAAGGCGGGTCATATAGGCCTGCAGAGAAATGAAGTGACGCTTCAACCGGAAAAGTATTATTTCAAAGTACCTGAAATGGTTGATCCTATTGTTATCATTCTCGATCCGATGCTTGCGACCGGAGGAAGCGCTTCTGCCGCCATTAATAAAGTTAAGCAACTGACCTCCGGCTCAGTTTATCTGGTATCGGTAATCTCTGCACCTGAAGGCGTTAAACGTGTTGAATCAGATTTCCCTGATGTGCAGATTTATACTGCGACTCTGGACAGACAACTGAATGATAAGGGTTATATTCTCCCCGGGCTCGGGGATGCCGGAGACAGAATTTTTGGCACATAA
- a CDS encoding T9SS type A sorting domain-containing protein: MILHPRALVLIILAILSHVSVAQRYIPAPESFSTTRGIKPAPASGTLRVLAIMVEFQRDNDRTTVGNGQFDSIYTRNWGSSILDPLPHDSAYFSAHLEFAKNYYAKVSRGSLALQYTVLPQVITLSKTMREYSPPIRSTDFTPMVNFYEESWQKADELYPGFDFSAYDLFCVFHAGVGRDVSLPGSLNNERDLPSVYFNLESFRKYKGAGYSGVPVSGGSFTIKNSMILPQTQNREIESFGNYFLVELTINGLLVSSIASHLGLPDLFDTKTGLSAIGRFGLMDGQSIFAYNGVFPPNPSAWERIQLGWDSAIPLNDTLSRNNALYKLMAVSTSAPNDTTVYKVSLSADEHYYIENRIKDGNGDGITFTIWNNGSVYQKSFTKDTSWFNSFTVDSLEGVIIDVDDFDWALPGSGILVWHIDEKVIRENIASNQVNADKLRRGVDLEEADGIQDIGEQFTTIFGDVLVGEGDDLDLWYSTNEADLYKNEFSDVTRPDTRSNAGAFSQIKLFDFSAIGMTASFRLGYTSTGIEPVISVRNYPSGLATVRYFTAGSNSYKVEEFDTVIVISSLSVHSVVKSSGGAAYYTDGTDLVIITADDSTITQSVIGGTVVTKNTYKPGFTINAGPVMAGNIIYIGSKSGLLHSFKMSKNGTIEIIADYNFPGSEVRKIYPYPLIAYTVVKSGDKYIVYAANSEIFSGNEEITSLFVANVSDGSEDIYLLTSSNEMIVINRTLAGSAASLKYRFMGNPNTAFGINTGANEVVLFSANDNSIEADNVYNIPAENFPVILSADINSNIAIARKSSNESVIFAITNDGLLNGISLKSGRQIPGFPLAYANGDSSRIMLRRTDNKTALIAYSENESYAEWYLTDIADNIIWSGDQGEDGLYDAVFLTQKNLANSELLDKVKTYNYPNPVSEGNTQIRFFTSEDAVITVRIFDLAGDLAAELKANAIGGFDQEISWNVTEIESGVYLARIEAENSSGKKDFKIIKIAVVK, translated from the coding sequence TTGATTTTGCATCCCCGCGCGTTAGTTTTAATTATTTTAGCAATTCTGAGCCACGTTTCCGTGGCTCAGCGCTATATACCAGCACCGGAATCCTTCAGCACAACCAGAGGCATTAAACCTGCCCCGGCTTCGGGTACACTTAGAGTACTTGCTATCATGGTTGAATTTCAGCGTGATAATGACAGGACTACGGTAGGGAATGGTCAGTTTGACTCAATTTATACCCGGAACTGGGGAAGCAGTATTCTTGATCCCTTACCGCATGATTCAGCATACTTTTCCGCGCATCTGGAATTTGCCAAAAATTATTATGCAAAGGTCTCGCGCGGTTCTCTTGCTTTACAGTATACTGTTCTGCCGCAGGTAATTACTCTCAGTAAAACTATGCGCGAATATTCTCCTCCAATCAGATCAACCGATTTCACCCCCATGGTAAATTTTTATGAAGAGTCGTGGCAGAAAGCGGATGAATTGTATCCCGGTTTTGATTTTTCAGCTTATGATCTCTTTTGTGTTTTTCATGCGGGAGTAGGAAGGGATGTTAGTCTTCCAGGCAGTTTGAATAATGAAAGAGACCTGCCATCGGTTTATTTTAATCTTGAATCGTTCAGAAAGTACAAAGGGGCAGGATATAGTGGAGTTCCGGTTTCCGGCGGTAGTTTTACAATTAAAAACTCAATGATTCTTCCTCAGACACAAAACAGGGAAATTGAATCGTTTGGAAATTATTTCCTGGTAGAACTTACTATCAACGGACTTTTGGTTTCTTCAATTGCCAGTCATTTAGGGCTTCCTGATTTATTTGATACCAAAACCGGGCTGAGTGCAATCGGCAGGTTCGGATTGATGGACGGTCAGTCAATATTTGCATACAATGGAGTATTTCCGCCAAATCCTTCCGCCTGGGAAAGAATTCAATTAGGATGGGATTCTGCTATTCCCCTTAATGATACTTTAAGCAGAAACAATGCTTTATATAAGTTAATGGCAGTTTCTACCTCCGCTCCTAATGATACCACAGTTTATAAAGTAAGCCTCTCTGCTGATGAGCATTATTATATAGAAAACCGTATCAAAGACGGCAATGGTGATGGAATCACTTTCACCATCTGGAATAATGGTTCTGTGTATCAGAAGAGCTTTACAAAAGATACATCGTGGTTTAACAGTTTCACTGTTGATTCACTTGAAGGTGTAATCATTGATGTAGATGATTTTGACTGGGCACTTCCCGGAAGCGGAATTCTTGTCTGGCATATTGATGAAAAAGTAATACGTGAAAATATTGCATCAAATCAGGTAAATGCTGATAAACTGAGAAGGGGAGTGGATCTTGAAGAAGCTGACGGAATTCAGGATATCGGAGAGCAGTTCACAACGATATTTGGTGATGTTCTGGTCGGGGAAGGAGATGATCTTGATCTGTGGTATAGCACAAATGAAGCTGATCTCTATAAAAACGAATTCTCGGATGTAACAAGGCCCGATACCAGAAGTAATGCCGGTGCGTTTTCACAGATAAAGTTATTTGATTTTTCCGCGATCGGGATGACAGCCTCATTCCGTTTGGGATATACCTCAACAGGAATTGAGCCAGTAATCTCAGTGAGAAATTACCCTTCCGGTCTTGCTACGGTGAGATATTTTACAGCGGGCTCAAACAGTTATAAAGTTGAAGAATTTGACACGGTTATTGTAATCTCATCTTTGTCAGTTCATTCAGTAGTAAAGAGCAGCGGCGGAGCTGCATATTATACAGACGGAACAGATCTTGTTATTATTACAGCTGATGACTCTACCATTACTCAGTCAGTCATTGGTGGAACTGTCGTTACAAAAAATACGTATAAGCCAGGCTTTACGATAAATGCGGGACCGGTGATGGCCGGAAATATTATTTATATCGGGAGCAAATCCGGATTACTTCACTCATTCAAAATGAGTAAAAACGGTACTATTGAAATAATTGCAGATTATAATTTCCCGGGCTCCGAGGTTCGGAAAATTTATCCCTATCCGCTTATTGCCTATACGGTTGTTAAAAGTGGTGATAAATATATTGTATATGCAGCAAACTCAGAAATTTTTTCAGGAAATGAAGAGATAACATCATTGTTTGTGGCAAACGTATCGGATGGATCGGAAGATATTTATCTGTTGACATCATCAAATGAGATGATTGTTATAAACAGAACTTTAGCCGGCTCAGCTGCATCCTTAAAATATCGGTTTATGGGAAATCCGAATACCGCATTCGGAATAAATACTGGTGCCAATGAAGTTGTCTTGTTTTCTGCAAACGATAACAGTATAGAGGCGGATAATGTATATAATATCCCGGCTGAAAACTTTCCTGTAATACTTTCAGCAGATATAAATTCAAATATTGCCATCGCCAGAAAATCGTCGAATGAAAGTGTGATCTTTGCGATTACCAATGACGGACTTTTAAATGGTATTTCACTGAAATCCGGCAGACAGATACCGGGCTTTCCGCTTGCTTATGCAAATGGAGATTCTTCCAGAATCATGCTCCGGAGAACTGATAACAAGACTGCGCTTATTGCATATTCAGAAAACGAATCATATGCAGAATGGTATCTTACGGATATTGCCGATAATATTATTTGGTCAGGAGATCAGGGTGAAGATGGTTTGTACGATGCAGTTTTTCTTACACAAAAGAATCTTGCAAACAGTGAACTTTTGGATAAAGTAAAAACATATAATTACCCCAATCCGGTAAGTGAAGGAAACACTCAAATACGTTTTTTCACAAGTGAAGATGCTGTTATAACCGTAAGGATATTTGATCTTGCCGGGGATCTGGCTGCAGAACTGAAAGCAAATGCTATTGGCGGATTTGATCAGGAAATTAGCTGGAATGTTACTGAAATTGAAAGCGGAGTCTATCTTGCGCGGATTGAAGCAGAAAACTCATCCGGTAAGAAGGATTTTAAAATTATTAAGATTGCTGTCGTTAAATAG